The sequence below is a genomic window from Dyadobacter chenwenxiniae.
GGGGCTAGAAGTGAATGGATTGATGAGTTAGGCTTTAATTTTTATATACACAGGTCCTTTTCAATTTTTGTATTCGTCATCAATCTTTACTGGGTCAATACGATCCTTAAAGCGGAGGGAAGGGAATCGGTAGCAGGAAAGATAGCCACTGCTTGTTTTTGGATATTAATCCTCGAAATTGGAACAGGCGTTATAATGGCCTATTTCGGAGTTCCGCCTTTTGCGCAGCCATTGCATTTGACATTGGCTATATTATTGATTGGGTTGCAATTTGTGATTTGGCTGGTAGTAAATGGCAAAAAGTATTTGACATATTTGCCGGAGAGCCGGTTAGAAAAAAGTACGATTTAGAGATAAAAAATTAAGTAATGATATCAGCCGAGGAAAGCTTAGGAGGAGTAGGGAAGATAAGAGAAAGAATAGGCGTTTTATTTGAGTTGCTTAAATTCAGACTGGCATCTCTGATTGCATTTTCGGGTGCAATGGGTTATTGCCTGGGAGCAAAAGAAGTAGAGACAGGAAAGCTGATCTTTTTCATTATTGCATCAATAGGCATTACAGGAGCAGCCAACATTATTAATCAGATCCTTGAAAAGGATTTCGATAAGTTAATGAAGAGAACTGCAAACCGGCCACTGCCTAGTGGACGAATTACAGTTGATCAGGCTATTGTTTGGGCTGTATTCTTGGGCGTTACGTCCCTGGCGATTTTTGTGTTGATGTTTAATCTCAGCACAGGGTTGATTTCGCTGCTTTCTTTGGTTCTCTATGGTTTTGTTTATACACCTTTGAAAAGAGTTGGCCCAATCGCGGTTTTTGTTGGGGCTTTTCCGGGAGCGTTTCCCCCAATGATCGGATGGGTTGCAGCAACAAATCATTTTGGGTTGGAACCTGGGATTTTGTTCGCTATCCAATTTTTCTGGCAGTTTCCCCACTTTTGGGCGATTGCCTGGGTGCTTGATGAAGATTACAAAAGAGCGGGGTTCAAGCTCCTTCCTGCAAATGGCTTGAAGGACGTTAATACGACTTTGCAAATCATGATCTATACCGTATTCCTGCTTCCGATTGGCTGGTTACCATATGAATTAGGTATGACCGGAATCAATTCGGCTTTTGTAGCTACGGTTTTTGGCGTGTTATTTTTGGCTCAGACTTTCCACTTAATGCGCACTTGCACAGACAAAACCGCAAGGCAATTGATGTTCGGATCGTTCATATATTTGCCAATTGTTCAGATCGCGTTTTTGTTGGATAAATTGTGAAATTGAAAAATCAGTGAAATGGAAAGTGTTCAGCAGTATAAAGTAGATAAAGAACCTCAGGCAACATTGGCAATGGATCCGATGAAATTCATCCTGTGGTTATTTTTGGTTAGTATTATTATGTTATTTGCTTCTCAGTCAAGTGCGTATCTTGTGAGAAGAGCCGAGGGGAACTGGCTGGAATTTGCCATGCCACAGATTTTCTGGTATAGCACAGGTGTCCTTTTATTAAGTAGTGCGGCGATGCAATGGGCTTATTTTTCGGCAAAAAAAGATCTATTCAAACAATTGAGAATAGCAATTTCTATTACTTTTGTACTAGGTGTGGCCTTCCTTTGGATGCAGTTCGAAGGTTGGAAACAGCTGGTTGCAATGAATGTTTATTTTGTTGGGAACCCCTCTGGTTCGTTTTTTTATGTATTTACCGGATTGCACGGCTTTCACATTATCAGCGGATTAATTGTGCTGCTTTATTCGCTGACAGCTGCCTTTAAGCTGAAAGTGCATGCGAAGAATTTAAGACGCATTCAAATTTGTGCCACTTACTGGCATTTTTTAGATATACTCTGGTTATACCTTTTTGTTTTTTTATTGACTTTTAATTAATATTTTTTCAATGGCTGCAAATGTAACAACACCTGGCGCGGTAGAACCCAAATTGTGGATGGGGGGAATTGAGCCTATGAAAGCAAGTTATGGGAAACTGATGATGTGGTTTTTCCTTATCTCGGATACCTTTACTTTCTCAGCCCTGCTCGTTGCGTACGGTACAGCGCGGTTCAGCTTCCCGGCATTTTCCGGGGATGTAGCTGATTTTACATTTTCAAACATGTATTGGCCGATTCCTGAGAAGGTTTATGAGGCGGTTCCCTTCCTTCACGGAATGTCTCTTCCCCTGGTTTTCGTAGGAATTATGACATTCATCCTGATTGCGAGTAGCGTGACAATGGTCCTTGCAGTGGAAGCGGGTCACCGCATGGATCGCGCCAATGTTGAAAAATATATGCTTTGGACAATCCTGGGTGGATTTACTTTCCTGGGCTGCCAGGCTTGGGAATGGGCTCACTTTATCCATGGTACGGATACGGGAAGTGTGATGAAAGTAATAGAAAATGGCACCTGGGTGGAAAAAACAATTTTCGGAGCGAATCTGACCGAAAACCAATATGGCCCTCCTGCTTTTGCTGACTTCTTTTTCTTTATTACTGGTTTCCACGGAACGCACGTTTTCAGTGGGGTAATCCTGAACATTCTGATCTTCTTCCGCACTGCAACCGGTTTTTATGACAAGAGAGGAAGCTACGAAATGGTTGAGAAAGTTGGACTTTACTGGCACTTTGTAGATTTAGTGTGGGTGTTCGTATTTACATTCTTTTATCTGGTTTAAATCATCCAATAATATTAATTCCTAATCAAATGTCGGAAGTACACCATATTCATAACCAAGATCCGAATGCAGGGGCCGAGCAGCGTAAAGCGATTTGGAAAACCTTTTGGATTCTTCTTATTCTTACAGCAGTTGAATTTCTTATCGCATTCACGGTTCCTCATGGAATTTTGAAAATCACTATTTTCATCGTGATGACGATCGTGAAAGCATTCTATATCGTTGGCGAATTTATGCACTTGAAGCATGAGACGAAGTCGCTGATCTGGTCGATTCTAGTTCCCGTTATCTTTGTTGCCTGGTTGATTTTGGCGCTCATGTTAGAGGGAAATGCCATTTTTGAAGCCATATTCGATTAAGTATTACGCATGAAGAATTTTCCCAAGGCCGGATTACTGATCATAACATTAGTAATACCGGCTTTGATTTTTGTAATGCTCCGGTTATTTGCAACCAACCATTTCGATCTTCCTTACTTCAATCCACAGCTCGATAGCGACGGTAAGGTTGTTATTGTAAATGGAGATACTGCATTTCAAAGAACCGCTGAGCTCAAACTGGCCTCTGGAAATTCAAAGCTGGAAGGCGATATTTCGGTAATCAGTTTTTTGCCGAAAGAATGTGCAGACTCGTGTAAGCTGGTGCTGTCTAATTTGAAGAGGGTTTACGATATGCGGAGCGAAGCAAACAGCTTAACCATAAAAACACTATCAGAAGACAGCCTTCGCAGTGCAATTGGTCACCCGGAAGAGATGGGAAAAGAGGGTTGGGAAATATTAAAGGTGAAGCCTAATGAAGCAGACGCCTTACCGGATGCAAGACCTAAATCTTTGGGAGAAACTGCTGAACTTTATCCGCGGGAAAGGAGGTTAACGTTGATAGACAGCGAAGGCTACACAAGAGGCTATTACAACGGTGCAGACCCCGCGGAGATAGATCGGCTGATGGCAGAGGTGAAGATTTTGAACTACGAAAAAAAAGCGCGTGCTAATCCATAATTATGGCAACATTAGTTTTAGAAAAGAAGCCTAAATACGAACGCATTATCAACATTCTGGCCATTGTAATTCCAATTGCAGTTGCAGCATTGCTGGGAATTCGTCAGAAAATTGATCTTGGGACGTGGACGAAGGTTCTCCCGCACGTAATCGGCGTAATCAACACATTAACTGCACTTTTCCTGATTGCCGGATTTTATTTTGTCAAAAACAAGAACATTAATGCACATCGCCAGGCAATGACGGGTGCCTTTCTTTTGGGAGCTGTTTTTTTGGTTTGTTATATTCTGTATCACATTTCAAACGAGTCAACACCGTTTGGAGGGCAGGGTTTTATTAGGCCTGTTTATTACTTTTTGTTGATCTCGCACATTACATTGTCCATCGTAGTCGTTTGGTTTGTGTTGCGTGCGGTGTATTTTGGTTATACTAATCAGATTGTGGCCCATAGAAAAGCGGTAAAATGGGCATTGCCAATTTGGCTTTATGTGAGTATCAGCGGGGTTGTTGTTTACTTGATGATCAGTCCTTATTACATATGAAAAGTTTCAAGGTTATTTTCGGATTTGTAATTTTGTTTGTGCTTTCGGGCGTAGATACGTGGGCTCAATGTGCGATGTGCCGTGGTTCTGTTGAAAGTTCTATGGGAAATGGCAGGAACAATGTTGGCGTTGGGCTAAATACGGGTATTATGTTTCTGTTTGTAATGCCTTATTTGCTGGTGGCCGTCATCGGTTACCTTTGGTATCGCAATAGCAAAAAGGCCTTGCAGGAACGCCAGTTTATCGCTTCCCGTGTGAAGCAGGCTTACCAAGGCTGACATTTTAAAAAACGATATATCAAGCGAAGCAACAACATGCTTCGCTTTTTTTATTTCCAAATGAATGTACAAATAATGGTGCTAAAAAGCGTAGAAAACTTATTTGAAGCCTTTATTCAGAAACTTGAATTCATGCGATTGACACTTGTTCTTTTTCTGCTTTTAAATAGCGCACTCGTTAATGCACAGGCTATTTCAACTTCCAAACCCTGGACTTTTTGGTGGTGGATGGGCAGCGCCGTGAATGAGAAGGACATTACAACCCAGTTGGAATACTTTAAAAAATCGGGACTAGGCGGCGTGCATATCATTCCGATTTACGAAGTGAAAGGTTACGAGTCGCAATCCGTTCCTTTCCTGACTCCAAAATGGCTGGATTTGGTGCAGTATACGGTTCGTGAAGGAATGCGGTTAGGCTTAGGAGTGGATTTGACGACGGGAACAGGCTGGCCTTTTGGTGGTCCGAATGTTTCTCAGGAGTTGGGCGCAAAGAACATGACGGTTAAGAATAATGAAATAATAGTCCAGCCAACAAAACAGAAAGTGAAGCGAGCCGCGCCGGGTGGAGAGGGCTTAGTCCTTGACCCATTTAATGCAACTGCAATGTCACACTATCTGACAAGGTTCGATTCTGCTTTTGCCGATAGAAAAGATTTGCCACGCTCCATGTATAATGACTCATATGAAGCATATGGTGCTAACTGGACAGATGACTTTTTGCAGGAATTTAAAAAACGGCGGGGTTATGACCTGGATAAGAACTTAACATTGCTGACTGACTCTACTACCAAAGCGGTGCCCGATCTGGTGCGTATCGATTATCATCAAACATTGTCGGAATTGCTTCTGGAACGCTATGCGAAGCCCTGGACCGATTGGAGCACGAAGCACGGTTTTCTGACAAGATATCAGGCGCATGGTTCGCCCGGTAATTTGCTTGATCTTTATGACGCGGCAGACATTCCTGAAACCGAATCATTCGGAACCAGCCGCTTCTCCATTCCCGGACTGCGCATTGATCCCGATTACTCCATAGACCAATTCGGAACACCAAATCCTCTGGCTATGAAATTTGCTTCTTCGGCAGCGCATTTTTCAGGCAAGAAGCTCGTGAGTTCGGAAACCGGCACATGGCTGGCGAATCATTTCAAAGTTTCGTTGTCACAGGTTAAGCCACAGATCGACGAACTTTTTACGGCCGGCATTAATCACATTTTCTACCATGGAAGCACTTATTCGCCTGCCCAGGAGCAGTTTCCGGGCTGGCTATTTTATGCTTCTACGAACTTTGGACCGACCTCACATTTCGCTGAGCACTTTTCTTTGCTGAACCAATACGTACAGCGTTGTCAGGAGCTGCTGCAAAACAGCAAGTCTGACAATGATGTGCTGGTCTATTTTCCTATTCATGACCTTTGGGCAACGAAAGCTAAGTCGTCCGGTAATGTACATTTATTGGAAGTGCATCACGTGGATCGCTGGCTGCTGGACCTGCCATTCGGTAAGCTTACGCAGCGGCTTTGGAAAAAGGGTTTCGGATTTGATTACGTTTCGGATTTACAGCTCACCCGCCTGAAAACGGATGTCAATGGTAATCTCGCCAGTGGAAGTGCAGCTTATAAATCCCTGATTATCCCGGCGAGTACATATATGCCCAAAGGAACATTAAAAGAGTTACAACGGCTTGCATCGGCAGGAGCAAAAATCGTTTTCCAGGATCATTTCCCCGAAAAGGCAACAGGTTATTCAATAGATACTGAAAGACAAAACAGTTTCCTGGCAGAATTAGCTAAGTTGAAAAAAAAGAAAAGTGTCCGTGTGTCTGCTGATTTTGAAAAAGACCTAATAGCAACCGGAGCGCTTCGGGAATCGTTCGCGGATGAGGAACTGACATTTATCCGTAAAAAAACACAGGATAACAAGCGGCTTTATTTTGTCGCGAATTTGGCAGATCATTTTAAGGAAGGCTGGATTAAGGTTAGCATTACAGGCGCATTTGAGAAACTGGATGCATTAGATCAGAATAGTGCCTGGGAGCCGGTTCCCCAAAATGGATCAGCGATTTATTTAAAGCTTTTGCCCGGGCAGTCGTGCTTTTTGAGAGAATTGGCTAAGAATGCAGGAACAAAGCAGCACAACATAGCAGACAAGGAATTTGAAATAAAAGGCGATTGGAATCTGAAATTTCTAAAAGGCAGGCCTTCGATCCCAAACTCTGCAGATATAGACGAGCTGAAAACCTGGACAAGCTTACCTGATTCGGCAGTATACTTTTCAGGAACAGCTCGATACGAAATTCATTTCGATTGTCCGGATAACCTGCTGAAAAGCGGATTCAAAATCCTGGATCTGGGTGATGTGCGGGAAGTGGCAGTCGTCAAGCTTAATGGTAAGCCCATAGGGACCGCTTGGAGCATTCCTTTTCAGTTAGCAATTTCAGAACAGCTCAAATCGAAAGATAATGTACTTGAAATTGAAGTAACGAATCTTTCAGCCAACTATATGCGCCTTCGGGACACGCAGAAGCCTGATTGGAAAAAATTTCATGACATTAATATTGTCGATATCACTTACAAAAAGTTTGACGCGACGAAATGGGAGTCTATGCCATCGGGTTTGCTAGGGCCGGTGAAAATCCTTTTTCATTAAAACCTTATTCCCAAAGCGGATAATGTTCAAGCTGGATCTGACTGCCAAAAAAAATGTTAGTGGATTGCTCAAAAGAAAGCGTGTAGTCCGATACATAAAACGCACGTTTGCCTTGCCCTTTTTCATTCACTAGATAATGTTGTTCCAGCCAGGATTTAAGTGAAAAAGCGACAATTTCAGAAGTGTCGAGAATTTCAACATGGCCATTGTAAAACTGACCAATTTGGTTTTTGATAAGCGGATAATGCGTGCATCCCAGAATCAATGCTTCAATGTTTGAAAGCGAAGCATCGGACAAATAACTGGTTATAATGCTTTCACTAATGTTATTATCAAAAAAACCTTCCTCAATCATCGGCGCCAGCAGAGGAGTGGCCAGCGATTTTAACTGAATATTTTTTCCCAAAGCATCTACTTTCTTCTTGTAAACATTGGAAAGGACCGTCTGCTTCGTTCCGATGAGGCCGATCGTCTTGCCGTCGTAATGTTCCTTAATGTAATCAACCACGGGATCGATCACATTCAAAACCTTCGCTTTACTTCCTACATATTCCCTAACAAGCTCGTAAGCTGCGGCAGAGGCCGAGTTACAGGCAATGAGGATCAGCTTACAATTTTGCTGCAAAAGCATATTGCAGATTTTGATCGAATATGCCTGGATTGCAGCAGTAGACTTGTCTCCATAAGGCAGATGTGCCGTGTCGCCGAAATAAATTGTATTCTCCTGAGGCAGGAGCCTGGTAACTGCACTGGCCACGGTCATTCCACCAATGCCACTATCAAAAATCCCAATCGGCGCAGAAGAATCAAACATAATAAAAGGAGTAAATCAATTTGATTAAAAGATATTTGATCCAAAACTAAAGGAACGGTCTGAATAAACTTTTTAAAAATTAAGTCAATTCAGAAATTTTTTGTGAACTGATGCAACCTCACGATCAGGAATACGCATCTTGCTATTGAAACCACCAAATGAATGGGTCGAATTTTATCACTTTTTAGTAACGAGGCACAGCTGCTCAAAGCGCTTAGGAAAGAAGATCCGAAGGCACAACGACAGTTGTATGATAAATACAGCGCTCGCATGCTGGCTTTATGCTTTCGTTATATCTGTGATGATATGGCGGCAGAAGATGTAATGGTTGAAGGTTTTATAAGGGTATTTGCCAAAATAGAGCAGTTCAACGAGGAAGGCAGTTTTGAAGGCTGGATCCGCAGAATTATGGTGAATGAGGCACTGGGTTATTTGAGAAAACAGAAACGAATCCTGGAAGACACATTGTCCGACGAAGCAAACAACATTCCGGATTACGCACATGCTGATCAGAATCTGGAAACGCAAGAGTTGCTGGAATTGATTGAATCATTGCCAACGGGATACAGAACGGTTTTTAATTTGTATGCAATTGAAGGTTATCCACACATTGAAATTGCGCAAATGCTCGGTATAACAGAAAGTACATCAAAGTCGCAATTGCACCGGGCAAGGGCAATGCTCCAGAAAATGGTGGCGGATTGGGAAAATGATTTTAAAAAAAAAGTAGAATATGAGAAAGCATTCGGTTGACGATCTCTTCAAACGCAAGCTGTCAGATATTGAAAAAACGCCTTCATCTGCTGCATGGGAGAAGATTCAGGCAAGATCAAAAAAGGAGCGCCGGCTTGCGGATTGGGTTTGGTATGCGGCAGCGAGTATTGTCATAGCGCTTATGGCCGGTTATGTCATCTGGAATAGTGAAAGAAGTAACATTGAATCTATTGGTGATGGCAAAAAGTTAGCTAATGTTCAGGTTAAACCTGAAACAACATTAACAACGCAAAAGGATAGTCTTCCTGAAATCAAAAGTGATGTTAAAGACAATCAGATGCAGGACAGGGAACTTGCTATCATCGAGAGGAAGCAAAAAGCGGGGCTTTTAGAGCAGTCGTCGAAGCAAAATGTTCAGCCCGTTGCATCGAGTGAAAAAGTTGAAATACAGCTGCCTGAAAAGTTGGCCGCCATTGATGTAGAAATAAGAGAGGAAAATAAGGCTGCATTACCTAATGTTGACGATTTTCCGAAAATTGAAGAAGCGAGTGCAAGTAAAGTAAGTCCTGAACCAACGCGAACGATCGTCGTTGCGGTTCAGACCAATGATCAGGAAGAACCTAAAACCTCCAAGTTTTCGAGAGTGTTTCGCCAGTTAAAAAATGCGAGAGCAGGCGAGCGCGTGGATTGGGAAGAAGTGGGTTTCAATCCTAAAAGCCTTGTTGCAAAAGTAGACGATCGCTTGCGCAACGGGGAAGATAAAGTGTCAGAAAAGTACCATAACCTCAAAGAGAAAACAAAACTTTAATTCTAGCCATGAAACTGAAATTATATATAGCAGGCATTCTCCTCTTTTTTGCGATGAATGTAAACGCAGGAAACTTACGCAACGCGCATTCCGGATATGCATCTGAAAAAGACTCCATTATCGTGACATTCGGCGACAGGACGAGGCTCATTATCTATGGAGAAAACCGGAAGGAACTGGATAAGATTATGCAGTATGATCTGAATACATTGCTTAAAGATCTAAAAATCAAGCTAGATAGTTCAAGTGCGGACACCACATATTTGAGAGAGGAGATAAACGGTAATAAGTATTTGAAGGACAAGACAAACGACGAAGATTATGTACGGATTGGCCTGCGGGGTATTCATATTAAGGACGGAGACACAGAAGTGAGGATCAATGCAAAAGGTGTTGAAGTCAATAGCGACGGCGACACAGTTACGACAGATTCAAATTACAGACGAACTGGAAAACGTTTTTACAGGTCGGGTGGTGGTTCGAGCCCGCGTAAGGGATTTAATATAGCATTAGGTTTAAATACATATGGTACAAATGAAGCCACAGCAGGCTTTATAAAAGATAAATACGATTTAAAACCGTTCGGATCACGCTATATAAGCCTTGGCTACATTGCCAGCACAACAATTGCAAGAGGCAAGAATGCCAGACTGCATCTTGATTTCGGCGTTGACTTCTCTTGGTACAACCTGATGTTTGACGGGAATAACACGATTACCAAAGACTCACTCAAAGTCGATTTCCCGTTGGTTACAAACGAAAATCGGGAAGAAGTCGAGATGAGAAAAAGCAAGCTGGTTGTGCCGTATGTGAATATTTCTTTCATGCCGACACTCAGTTTCCCGAGATCTTTTATCTCCTACATAAGCGCCGGAGTCTATGGAGGATACCGACTGGGAAGCTATACCAAACTTAGGCGCGAGGGAAGTAAGGATGTGGATCATGTCAGGCAAAATTTTTATATCGAAGATTTGCGATATGGTTTTGCGGCAGAGTTAGGCATTAGAAATTTCCCCGATTTCTTTTTGAACTATGATTTCAATAATCTGTATGAAGCGGGTAA
It includes:
- a CDS encoding RNA polymerase sigma factor — protein: MGRILSLFSNEAQLLKALRKEDPKAQRQLYDKYSARMLALCFRYICDDMAAEDVMVEGFIRVFAKIEQFNEEGSFEGWIRRIMVNEALGYLRKQKRILEDTLSDEANNIPDYAHADQNLETQELLELIESLPTGYRTVFNLYAIEGYPHIEIAQMLGITESTSKSQLHRARAMLQKMVADWENDFKKKVEYEKAFG
- a CDS encoding cytochrome c oxidase subunit 3, producing the protein MESVQQYKVDKEPQATLAMDPMKFILWLFLVSIIMLFASQSSAYLVRRAEGNWLEFAMPQIFWYSTGVLLLSSAAMQWAYFSAKKDLFKQLRIAISITFVLGVAFLWMQFEGWKQLVAMNVYFVGNPSGSFFYVFTGLHGFHIISGLIVLLYSLTAAFKLKVHAKNLRRIQICATYWHFLDILWLYLFVFLLTFN
- a CDS encoding cytochrome C oxidase subunit IV family protein, translated to MSEVHHIHNQDPNAGAEQRKAIWKTFWILLILTAVEFLIAFTVPHGILKITIFIVMTIVKAFYIVGEFMHLKHETKSLIWSILVPVIFVAWLILALMLEGNAIFEAIFD
- a CDS encoding DUF420 domain-containing protein — translated: MATLVLEKKPKYERIINILAIVIPIAVAALLGIRQKIDLGTWTKVLPHVIGVINTLTALFLIAGFYFVKNKNINAHRQAMTGAFLLGAVFLVCYILYHISNESTPFGGQGFIRPVYYFLLISHITLSIVVVWFVLRAVYFGYTNQIVAHRKAVKWALPIWLYVSISGVVVYLMISPYYI
- the murI gene encoding glutamate racemase, translated to MFDSSAPIGIFDSGIGGMTVASAVTRLLPQENTIYFGDTAHLPYGDKSTAAIQAYSIKICNMLLQQNCKLILIACNSASAAAYELVREYVGSKAKVLNVIDPVVDYIKEHYDGKTIGLIGTKQTVLSNVYKKKVDALGKNIQLKSLATPLLAPMIEEGFFDNNISESIITSYLSDASLSNIEALILGCTHYPLIKNQIGQFYNGHVEILDTSEIVAFSLKSWLEQHYLVNEKGQGKRAFYVSDYTLSFEQSTNIFFGSQIQLEHYPLWE
- the cyoE gene encoding heme o synthase, which gives rise to MISAEESLGGVGKIRERIGVLFELLKFRLASLIAFSGAMGYCLGAKEVETGKLIFFIIASIGITGAANIINQILEKDFDKLMKRTANRPLPSGRITVDQAIVWAVFLGVTSLAIFVLMFNLSTGLISLLSLVLYGFVYTPLKRVGPIAVFVGAFPGAFPPMIGWVAATNHFGLEPGILFAIQFFWQFPHFWAIAWVLDEDYKRAGFKLLPANGLKDVNTTLQIMIYTVFLLPIGWLPYELGMTGINSAFVATVFGVLFLAQTFHLMRTCTDKTARQLMFGSFIYLPIVQIAFLLDKL
- a CDS encoding glycosyl hydrolase, producing the protein MRLTLVLFLLLNSALVNAQAISTSKPWTFWWWMGSAVNEKDITTQLEYFKKSGLGGVHIIPIYEVKGYESQSVPFLTPKWLDLVQYTVREGMRLGLGVDLTTGTGWPFGGPNVSQELGAKNMTVKNNEIIVQPTKQKVKRAAPGGEGLVLDPFNATAMSHYLTRFDSAFADRKDLPRSMYNDSYEAYGANWTDDFLQEFKKRRGYDLDKNLTLLTDSTTKAVPDLVRIDYHQTLSELLLERYAKPWTDWSTKHGFLTRYQAHGSPGNLLDLYDAADIPETESFGTSRFSIPGLRIDPDYSIDQFGTPNPLAMKFASSAAHFSGKKLVSSETGTWLANHFKVSLSQVKPQIDELFTAGINHIFYHGSTYSPAQEQFPGWLFYASTNFGPTSHFAEHFSLLNQYVQRCQELLQNSKSDNDVLVYFPIHDLWATKAKSSGNVHLLEVHHVDRWLLDLPFGKLTQRLWKKGFGFDYVSDLQLTRLKTDVNGNLASGSAAYKSLIIPASTYMPKGTLKELQRLASAGAKIVFQDHFPEKATGYSIDTERQNSFLAELAKLKKKKSVRVSADFEKDLIATGALRESFADEELTFIRKKTQDNKRLYFVANLADHFKEGWIKVSITGAFEKLDALDQNSAWEPVPQNGSAIYLKLLPGQSCFLRELAKNAGTKQHNIADKEFEIKGDWNLKFLKGRPSIPNSADIDELKTWTSLPDSAVYFSGTARYEIHFDCPDNLLKSGFKILDLGDVREVAVVKLNGKPIGTAWSIPFQLAISEQLKSKDNVLEIEVTNLSANYMRLRDTQKPDWKKFHDINIVDITYKKFDATKWESMPSGLLGPVKILFH
- a CDS encoding cytochrome c oxidase subunit 3; translated protein: MAANVTTPGAVEPKLWMGGIEPMKASYGKLMMWFFLISDTFTFSALLVAYGTARFSFPAFSGDVADFTFSNMYWPIPEKVYEAVPFLHGMSLPLVFVGIMTFILIASSVTMVLAVEAGHRMDRANVEKYMLWTILGGFTFLGCQAWEWAHFIHGTDTGSVMKVIENGTWVEKTIFGANLTENQYGPPAFADFFFFITGFHGTHVFSGVILNILIFFRTATGFYDKRGSYEMVEKVGLYWHFVDLVWVFVFTFFYLV